CATAGGGTACGGTAACTGAGTTAGAGGCTATCAAATCGACCCACATTCCGCTCTCAGCATGCCCGTAAATTCCACAAGCTATCCAATAGTAACCTGCAGATATATTATCTAAAATACCTACAGCAGTACCTTGAGGTGGAACTCCGTTATTCATGTAATTTGATGGACTATCGCCAACATAAAGTAATATTTTTCCGTCTTGAGCTATATTTGCATTATTAGGAGTAGGTGTATTATTTAGTACTATGTTAGCATTATGTGGTATTGATTGTTCATTAGTTAAAATCACCATGACGTTCCAGCCAGCCGGAACATATATTTTAAGTTGACCATATGAGGTACCATTATAATTAAATTGATAACCAACAGCTGAAACTACTAAGTAAATGAATACTGTCTTATTATTTGGATTATAAGGTAATTTATAAGCCCCAGGGGGTAATGAGACCGTTGAAGTTGAGGTAGTAGAAGAAGTGGAAGTTGAGGTTGTTGTAGTAGAAGAAGTTGAGGTAGTAGAAGAAGTTGTAGTGGTCGTACTACTACTAGTCATATATGAAGTTGTAACAGATGTGATAGAAGGAGATGTTGTATGATGGAAGAATAGAAAATACGATGCCAGTCCTATAACTACTATTATTATTACTATAGCTGCTATTATTATTGTAGTATTCATTGTGTATAGCCTCTTTGTACTACATTTAAACCTTTTCCCAAATATAGTATTTAAAATTCGTATAACAAAGTTTATAAATATTTTTATAATAAAATTTTGGAAACATTAATACGAATAAAGCGGAGTTAAATTTTAGTTTTACATTTTGTATTATATAATGTGAACATTGTTAAGAAGAATCATAGAGTATTCTTTGACGATAAGGAGGAGGCTTTCTCAGTTAATGGATATCATTTTTCACCGTGGTTTGAAGAAGTCTTTTACATTTATTCAGAAAAGGATAACATGTTATTAACAGTTAATTTCAGAGAATTTCTTAACATAAATAAAATAGAAAAACAAGTCGAAAAGTTAGATAAAAGTATAATCACCAATTCTTCTGGAACACTACTTTATTTAAGTGATGGAAAGGTTCATATAGAGTCCTTGATAGATATGTATTCACAAAAAATTATAACACTATTTAATGGAGAGAATGTTAGACATGAGAGAGGTCCTATTTGTATGTTAAATGACTGCAGATATGATGTCCTTTTTTATTTTGATAATATAATATATCACTTAGTAATAAATCTAAATATAGATTATAACATTAATAGTAGATTATATATTGTAAATCCAGATTTATTTATAAATGAAATCATAATTGATAAATTATTAAATAGATTTAAAGCTTCATAGAAAAGATTATACCTAATAAAAATTTGTTAAGCATTACATGGAAAAGTTTTAAAAAGAGAGACAATGCATTTTATCTTATGAAAGAAAGAGAAGTAGAGGCTAAAAGATTAGTAGGTAAAAAGAATGTAAGGGGAAAAGTATACGAGTATGAATACTACACCTTGCCATTAAATCTATACCTACCAAAGTCAATGATAGAGAAGTTTGGTACAAAATATATGTTACAAGTTGATGAAGATAGTGGAACAATAACTATAAAGCCTAAATCTAGTCAGTAATAAGGTAATATTGTTTTTCGCTTATGTATAATAAAAGTTTTCCTTTCTGTTACGATTTTTACAATATTCCCCCTTATTTCAACGTTAATAATTTTTTCACTCTCTTGTGGTTTAACTACATTAATCTCAATCCTTAATATTAAAAAATATACAATAATGGGAATAGATACCAATAAAAGAATATAAAATATTTTGAAAATAGTATATAAAAT
The genomic region above belongs to Saccharolobus caldissimus and contains:
- a CDS encoding sulfocyanin-like copper-binding protein; translation: MNTTIIIAAIVIIIVVIGLASYFLFFHHTTSPSITSVTTSYMTSSSTTTTTSSTTSTSSTTTTSTSTSSTTSTSTVSLPPGAYKLPYNPNNKTVFIYLVVSAVGYQFNYNGTSYGQLKIYVPAGWNVMVILTNEQSIPHNANIVLNNTPTPNNANIAQDGKILLYVGDSPSNYMNNGVPPQGTAVGILDNISAGYYWIACGIYGHAESGMWVDLIASNSVTVPYAIISSSSSTSSSTSSPAWG